In Streptomyces sp. NBC_01408, one DNA window encodes the following:
- the ligA gene encoding NAD-dependent DNA ligase LigA, producing the protein MAAEQQDTAVPTAVREQHALLAEQVEEHRFRYYVNDQPVVSDAEFDKLLRSLEALEEQYPELRTPDSPTQKVAGAYETDFASVEHRERMLSLDNAFDDEELAAWAERVARDVNTSDYHYLCELKVDGLAVNLTYENGRLTRAATRGDGRTGEDITPNVRTIAEIPDRLKGDRIPAVVEIRGEVFFPMEKFEELNARLVEAEGKPFANPRNAAAGSLRQKDPKVTASRPLHMVVHGIGAREGFDIERQSQAYELLREWGLPTARHNEVVSSLAEVRAFITRFGADRHSVEHEIDGVVVKLDEIALQGRLGSTARAPRWAIAWKYAPEEVNTKLIDIKVGVGRTGRVTPYAQVEPVTVAGSEVEFATLHNQEVVKAKGVLIGDTVVLRKAGDVIPEILGPVVDLRDGSEREFVMPAECPACGTALRPMKEGDIDVRCPNAQTCPAQLRERLFYLGGRQSLDIENFGMVAAAALTAPLEPAEPPLLDEGDLFGLTIEQLLPIKAYVLDQDSGLPKRDPKTGEEKIATVFANQKGEPKKNALAMLENIAAAKERPLARIINGLSIRHVGPVAAEALAREFRSIERIEQATEEELTATDGVGAIIAASLKEWFAVDWHQEILRKWREAGVRMEEEGSAEEQGPRPLEGLTVVVTGTLQSHTRDGAKEALQSRGAKVTGSVSKKTSFVVVGDNPGSKYDKAVQLKLSVLDDAGFAVLLEQGPDAAREVALPVDGDGEAE; encoded by the coding sequence ATGGCAGCCGAACAGCAGGACACGGCAGTACCGACGGCGGTGCGTGAGCAGCACGCGCTGCTGGCCGAGCAGGTCGAGGAGCACCGCTTCCGGTACTACGTGAACGACCAGCCGGTCGTCAGCGACGCCGAGTTCGACAAGCTGCTGCGCTCGCTGGAGGCGCTGGAGGAGCAGTACCCGGAGCTGCGTACGCCCGACTCGCCCACCCAGAAGGTGGCCGGGGCGTACGAGACCGACTTCGCCTCCGTCGAGCACCGGGAGCGGATGCTCTCCCTCGACAACGCCTTCGACGACGAGGAACTGGCCGCCTGGGCCGAGCGGGTGGCCCGCGACGTGAACACCTCGGACTACCACTACCTGTGCGAGCTGAAGGTCGACGGCCTCGCCGTGAACCTCACCTACGAGAACGGCCGCCTCACCCGCGCCGCCACCCGCGGCGACGGCCGCACCGGCGAGGACATCACGCCCAACGTCCGCACGATCGCGGAGATCCCGGACCGGCTCAAGGGGGACCGGATCCCGGCCGTGGTCGAGATCCGCGGCGAGGTCTTCTTCCCGATGGAGAAGTTCGAGGAGCTCAACGCGCGCCTGGTGGAGGCGGAGGGCAAGCCCTTCGCCAACCCGCGCAACGCGGCGGCCGGTTCGCTGCGCCAGAAGGACCCCAAGGTCACCGCGAGCCGCCCCCTGCACATGGTCGTGCACGGCATCGGCGCCCGCGAGGGCTTCGACATCGAGCGCCAGTCGCAGGCGTACGAGCTGCTGCGCGAGTGGGGCCTGCCCACCGCCCGGCACAACGAGGTGGTCTCCTCGCTCGCCGAGGTCCGCGCGTTCATCACCCGCTTCGGCGCGGACCGGCACTCGGTGGAGCACGAGATCGACGGCGTGGTCGTCAAGCTCGACGAGATCGCCCTCCAGGGCCGCCTCGGCTCCACGGCGCGCGCGCCGCGCTGGGCCATCGCCTGGAAGTACGCCCCCGAAGAGGTCAACACCAAGCTGATCGACATCAAGGTCGGCGTCGGCCGCACCGGCCGCGTGACCCCGTACGCGCAGGTGGAGCCGGTGACGGTGGCCGGCTCGGAGGTCGAGTTCGCGACCCTGCACAACCAGGAGGTCGTCAAGGCCAAGGGCGTGCTCATCGGGGACACCGTCGTCCTGCGCAAGGCCGGCGACGTCATCCCCGAGATCCTCGGCCCGGTGGTGGACCTGCGGGACGGCAGCGAGCGGGAGTTCGTGATGCCGGCCGAGTGCCCCGCGTGCGGGACGGCGCTGCGGCCGATGAAGGAGGGGGACATCGACGTCCGGTGTCCCAACGCGCAGACCTGCCCCGCCCAGCTGCGCGAGCGGCTCTTCTACCTCGGCGGCCGGCAGAGCCTGGACATCGAGAACTTCGGGATGGTGGCGGCCGCCGCGCTGACCGCCCCGCTGGAGCCCGCCGAGCCGCCGCTGCTGGACGAGGGCGACCTCTTCGGCCTGACCATCGAGCAGCTGCTGCCCATCAAGGCGTACGTCCTGGACCAGGACAGCGGGCTGCCCAAGCGGGATCCGAAGACGGGCGAGGAGAAGATCGCCACGGTCTTCGCCAACCAGAAGGGCGAGCCGAAGAAGAACGCCCTGGCGATGCTGGAGAACATCGCCGCCGCGAAGGAGCGCCCGCTCGCCCGGATCATCAACGGCCTGTCGATCCGTCATGTCGGGCCGGTCGCCGCCGAGGCCCTCGCCCGCGAGTTCCGGTCCATCGAGCGCATCGAGCAGGCCACCGAGGAGGAACTGACGGCGACCGACGGGGTGGGCGCGATCATCGCCGCCTCCCTCAAGGAGTGGTTCGCCGTCGACTGGCACCAGGAGATCCTGCGCAAGTGGCGGGAGGCCGGGGTCCGGATGGAAGAGGAAGGTTCCGCCGAGGAGCAGGGGCCGCGGCCGCTTGAGGGGCTGACCGTCGTCGTCACCGGCACCTTGCAGAGCCACACCCGCGACGGGGCCAAGGAGGCCCTGCAGAGCCGCGGCGCCAAGGTCACCGGCTCCGTGTCGAAGAAGACCTCGTTCGTCGTGGTGGGCGACAACCCGGGGTCGAAGTACGACAAGGCGGTGCAGCTGAAGCTCTCCGTCCTCGACGACGCCGGTTTCGCGGTACTGCTCGAACAGGGCCCGGACGCGGCGCGGGAGGTCGCGCTCCCGGTGGACGGCGACGGCGAAGCGGAGTAA
- a CDS encoding methionine synthase, with the protein MSAGATGIGSLPGGDAREAAKTVTGSFEEFPYLAELPARGPGADMIGRSLGLLVEMYAHVEPSGWRISDRPGRDTRRARSWLGEDLDALEEFTQGYTGRLKVQAVGPWTLAAALELHGGEAMLQDPGACRDLAGSLAEGLRGHLADVRKRIPGAEVVLQFDEPSLTAVLLGRVRSASGYRTYRAVDRQVVEGTLRELFAVHDGEVVVHSCAPEVPFGLLRRAGATGVSFDFSLLTEREDDAIGEAVEGGTKLFAGVVPGTDGPLSDPAGSVMGVRKLWRRLGLAPGTLAESVVVTPSCGLAGASPAYARAVQAHCVRAARSLADNPE; encoded by the coding sequence ATGAGCGCGGGCGCCACCGGCATCGGCTCGCTGCCCGGCGGCGACGCCCGCGAGGCGGCCAAGACCGTGACCGGGTCCTTCGAGGAGTTCCCGTACCTCGCCGAGCTGCCCGCCCGCGGGCCCGGCGCGGACATGATCGGGCGTTCCCTCGGGCTGCTCGTCGAGATGTACGCGCACGTCGAGCCCAGCGGCTGGCGGATCAGCGACCGCCCCGGACGCGACACCCGCCGGGCCCGGTCCTGGCTCGGCGAGGACCTGGACGCCCTGGAGGAGTTCACCCAGGGCTACACCGGCCGCCTCAAGGTCCAGGCGGTCGGGCCCTGGACGCTGGCCGCGGCCCTGGAGCTGCACGGCGGCGAGGCGATGCTCCAGGACCCGGGAGCCTGCCGCGACCTGGCCGGATCGCTCGCCGAGGGCCTGCGCGGGCACCTGGCCGACGTCCGCAAGCGGATCCCGGGCGCCGAGGTCGTGCTCCAGTTCGACGAGCCGTCCCTGACCGCGGTACTGCTGGGCCGGGTCCGGTCCGCGAGCGGCTACCGCACCTACCGCGCCGTGGACCGGCAGGTGGTGGAGGGCACCCTCCGCGAGCTCTTCGCCGTCCACGACGGGGAGGTGGTCGTCCACTCCTGCGCGCCCGAGGTGCCCTTCGGACTGCTGCGGCGGGCCGGGGCGACGGGCGTGTCGTTCGATTTCTCCTTGCTCACCGAGCGCGAGGACGACGCCATCGGCGAGGCCGTCGAAGGCGGGACGAAACTCTTCGCCGGAGTGGTGCCCGGCACCGACGGCCCGTTGTCAGACCCTGCCGGTAGCGTCATGGGTGTCAGGAAGCTCTGGCGCAGGCTGGGGCTGGCCCCGGGGACTCTGGCGGAGTCCGTCGTGGTCACCCCGTCGTGCGGTCTGGCAGGTGCCTCACCCGCCTACGCCCGCGCGGTGCAGGCGCATTGCGTCAGGGCGGCGAGGTCGCTCGCCGACAACCCTGAGTGA
- a CDS encoding SDR family oxidoreductase, with product MATHLITGAGSGIGAAVAARLHARGDDLVLLARDAGRARQLVDRYPGAAALVGDLADPDRLSWAFSKQAVPERIDSLLHIAGIVDLGPVGELRPKTWHQQLNVNLIAPAEVTRLLLPTLRASHATIVFVNSGAGLHAHADWSAYAASKHGLKALADSLREEEKANGIRVTSVYPGRTASPMQAKVHSQEGKEYDPAAWIDPESVATTVVMAVDLPRDAEVNDLSVRPGR from the coding sequence ATGGCTACTCACCTGATCACCGGTGCCGGTTCCGGCATCGGCGCCGCCGTCGCGGCCCGGCTGCACGCCCGCGGCGACGACCTCGTCCTCCTCGCCCGCGACGCCGGCCGCGCCCGCCAGCTCGTCGACCGCTACCCCGGCGCCGCGGCCCTCGTGGGCGACCTCGCCGATCCCGACCGGCTTTCGTGGGCCTTCTCCAAGCAGGCCGTCCCCGAGCGGATCGACTCCCTGCTGCACATCGCCGGAATCGTGGACCTCGGACCGGTTGGGGAGCTGCGCCCCAAGACCTGGCACCAGCAGCTCAACGTGAACCTGATCGCCCCCGCCGAGGTCACCCGGCTGCTGCTGCCCACCCTGCGGGCCTCGCACGCCACCATCGTCTTCGTGAACTCCGGGGCCGGGCTGCACGCGCACGCGGACTGGAGCGCCTACGCCGCCTCCAAGCACGGGCTGAAGGCCCTCGCCGACTCGCTGCGCGAGGAGGAGAAGGCCAACGGGATCCGGGTGACCTCCGTGTACCCGGGCCGCACCGCCAGCCCGATGCAGGCCAAGGTGCACTCCCAGGAGGGCAAGGAGTACGACCCCGCCGCCTGGATCGACCCCGAGTCGGTGGCTACCACCGTCGTCATGGCCGTCGACCTGCCCCGCGACGCCGAGGTCAACGACCTGAGCGTCAGGCCGGGCCGATGA
- a CDS encoding DUF1330 domain-containing protein — protein sequence MTAYAIAHIRPETMNEDILRYIEEIQPTMEPFGGRFLVHGAEVEVLEGPFPGTLVMVGFPDIEQARAWYASPAYQALVPLRADHIEGTVVLVEGVPADYDARRTAAALREAAGL from the coding sequence ATGACCGCGTACGCCATCGCCCACATACGCCCCGAGACCATGAACGAGGACATCCTCCGCTACATCGAGGAGATCCAGCCGACCATGGAGCCCTTCGGCGGCCGCTTCCTCGTCCACGGCGCCGAGGTCGAGGTCCTGGAGGGCCCCTTCCCCGGCACCCTCGTCATGGTCGGCTTCCCTGACATCGAGCAGGCCCGCGCCTGGTACGCCTCGCCCGCCTACCAGGCGCTCGTCCCGCTGCGCGCCGACCACATCGAGGGCACCGTCGTCCTCGTCGAAGGCGTGCCCGCCGACTACGACGCGCGCAGGACGGCCGCCGCCCTGCGGGAGGCCGCCGGCCTCTGA
- a CDS encoding GlxA family transcriptional regulator, translating to MHRIAVLALEGVPPFELGMPSRVFGNAQAEDGSPLYEVTVCTADGLPVASDAGFTIGVSAGPEALSVADTVIIPPTHAMDDLAEGAPLPRPLVEALALIRPGTRLVSICTGSSVLAAAGLLDGRPATTHWLHAPEFQRAFPRVRLDEEVLFVDDGDILTSAGVAAGVDLCLYLVRQDHGTAVANRAARLCVVPPWRDGGQAQYIDRPVPEPTVATTTATRAWALERLGEPITLAELAAHARMSLRTFTRRFRDEVGMTPVQWLTVQRLEIARQLLESSDLPVDLVAHRAGFGSANSLRQHMRSSLGISPIAYRRTFQPHAPAPAPA from the coding sequence ATGCACCGGATCGCCGTACTCGCCCTGGAGGGCGTGCCCCCGTTCGAGCTCGGGATGCCCTCCCGCGTCTTCGGAAACGCCCAGGCAGAGGACGGGAGCCCGCTCTACGAGGTCACCGTCTGCACCGCCGACGGCCTGCCCGTGGCCAGCGACGCGGGCTTCACCATCGGGGTCTCGGCGGGCCCCGAGGCGCTCTCCGTCGCCGACACCGTGATCATCCCGCCCACGCACGCCATGGACGACCTGGCCGAGGGTGCACCCCTGCCCCGGCCGCTGGTGGAGGCGCTCGCCCTGATCCGGCCGGGCACCCGGCTGGTGTCCATCTGCACCGGCTCCTCCGTGCTCGCCGCGGCCGGGCTGCTCGACGGGCGCCCCGCCACCACCCACTGGCTGCACGCCCCCGAGTTCCAGCGGGCCTTCCCGCGCGTCCGGCTCGACGAGGAGGTCCTCTTCGTCGACGACGGCGACATCCTCACCTCCGCGGGCGTGGCGGCCGGCGTCGACCTCTGCCTCTACCTGGTCCGCCAGGACCACGGCACGGCCGTCGCCAACCGCGCCGCCCGGCTGTGCGTCGTACCGCCCTGGCGCGACGGCGGGCAGGCCCAGTACATCGACCGGCCCGTGCCCGAGCCCACCGTGGCCACCACCACCGCCACCCGCGCCTGGGCCCTGGAGCGCCTCGGCGAGCCGATCACCCTCGCGGAGCTCGCCGCCCACGCCCGGATGAGCCTGCGCACCTTCACCCGGCGCTTCCGCGACGAGGTCGGCATGACCCCGGTCCAGTGGCTCACCGTGCAACGCCTGGAGATCGCCCGCCAGTTGCTGGAGTCGAGCGACCTTCCCGTCGACCTGGTCGCCCACCGGGCCGGCTTCGGATCCGCCAACTCCCTGCGCCAGCACATGCGGAGCTCCCTGGGGATCTCCCCGATCGCCTACCGCCGCACCTTCCAGCCGCACGCCCCCGCGCCCGCCCCGGCATGA
- a CDS encoding NADP-dependent oxidoreductase: protein MRAVVVSKWGGPEVLVETQAERPEPGMGEILVRVHAAGVNPVDWKTRESGAFIAWGPVPAVGWDVSGTVEAVGPGVTLYRAGDEVYGMPRFPQQAGAYAEYVTAPARHFARKPASLDHVQAAALPLAALTAWQALVDTAGVSAGQRVLVHAAAGGVGHLAVQIAKARGAYVIGTASAAKHDVLRELGADEVIDYRTTDFEDAVSGVDVVLDAIGGEYARRSLKVLKPGGHLVTLLGDSVPDDAEGVHAAWVLVEPDLGGLREITDLVDRGLLKPLVDTVLPLEQAAKAHEIGEQGRTTGKIVLTVV from the coding sequence ATGCGCGCCGTCGTCGTCAGCAAGTGGGGCGGACCCGAGGTCCTCGTCGAGACGCAGGCCGAGCGTCCGGAGCCGGGGATGGGCGAGATCCTGGTGCGGGTGCACGCCGCCGGGGTGAACCCGGTGGACTGGAAGACCCGCGAGAGCGGCGCCTTCATCGCCTGGGGTCCGGTTCCGGCGGTCGGCTGGGACGTGTCGGGCACCGTCGAGGCCGTCGGACCGGGCGTGACCCTGTACCGGGCGGGCGACGAGGTGTACGGGATGCCCCGCTTCCCGCAGCAGGCCGGCGCGTACGCCGAGTACGTGACCGCCCCCGCCCGGCACTTCGCCCGCAAGCCGGCCTCGCTGGACCACGTACAGGCGGCCGCGCTGCCGCTTGCGGCGCTGACCGCCTGGCAGGCGCTGGTGGACACGGCCGGGGTGAGCGCCGGGCAGCGGGTGCTGGTGCACGCGGCGGCGGGCGGCGTCGGCCACCTGGCCGTGCAGATCGCCAAGGCCCGCGGCGCGTACGTCATCGGCACCGCCAGCGCCGCCAAGCACGACGTGCTGCGCGAGCTGGGCGCCGACGAGGTGATCGACTACCGCACGACGGACTTCGAGGACGCCGTCTCCGGCGTGGACGTCGTGCTCGACGCGATCGGCGGGGAGTACGCGCGCCGCTCGCTCAAGGTGCTGAAGCCCGGCGGGCACCTGGTGACCCTGCTCGGCGACTCCGTCCCGGACGACGCGGAGGGCGTGCACGCCGCCTGGGTCCTCGTGGAGCCGGACCTGGGCGGCCTGCGGGAGATCACGGACCTGGTCGACCGGGGCCTGCTGAAGCCGCTGGTCGACACGGTGCTGCCGCTTGAGCAGGCCGCGAAGGCCCACGAGATCGGCGAGCAGGGCCGCACGACCGGCAAGATCGTCCTGACGGTCGTCTGA
- the mnmA gene encoding tRNA 2-thiouridine(34) synthase MnmA, translated as MTENLPRTARPLRVLAAMSGGVDSAVAAARAVEAGHDVTGVHLALSANPQSFRTGARGCCTIEDSRDARRAADVIGIPFYVWDLAERFREDVVEDFVAEYEAGRTPNPCLRCNEKIKFAALLDKALALGFDAVCTGHYATVVLNEDGTRELHRASDMAKDQSYVLGVLDEKQLAHALFPLGDTLTTKDEIRAEAEERGLAVAKKPDSHDICFIADGDTQGFLANRLGRAEGDIVDESGEKVGTHEGAFGFTIGQRKGLRIGHPAADGKPRYVLDISPVNNTVTVGPVEALDVTALTAIRPRWCGGAAAAPGTYTAQLRAHGGETEVFAELVDGELRVSFTEPVRGVAPGQAIVLYDGTRVVGSATIATTTRATAAAV; from the coding sequence ATGACTGAGAACCTGCCGCGCACCGCCCGCCCCCTCCGCGTCCTGGCCGCCATGTCCGGCGGCGTGGACTCCGCCGTCGCCGCCGCCCGCGCGGTCGAAGCCGGGCACGACGTGACCGGCGTCCACCTCGCGCTGTCCGCGAACCCGCAGTCCTTCCGGACCGGCGCCCGCGGCTGCTGCACCATCGAGGACTCCCGCGACGCCCGCCGCGCCGCCGACGTCATCGGCATCCCCTTCTACGTCTGGGACCTCGCCGAGCGCTTCCGCGAGGACGTCGTGGAGGACTTCGTCGCGGAGTACGAGGCCGGGCGCACCCCCAACCCCTGCCTGCGCTGCAACGAGAAGATCAAGTTCGCGGCGCTGCTCGACAAGGCCCTCGCCCTCGGCTTCGACGCCGTCTGCACCGGCCACTACGCCACCGTCGTACTGAACGAGGACGGCACCCGCGAACTGCACCGCGCCTCCGACATGGCCAAGGACCAGTCGTACGTCCTCGGCGTCCTCGACGAGAAGCAGCTCGCCCACGCGCTCTTCCCGCTCGGCGACACCCTCACCACCAAGGACGAGATCCGCGCCGAGGCCGAGGAGCGGGGCCTGGCCGTCGCGAAGAAGCCCGACAGCCACGACATCTGCTTCATCGCCGACGGTGACACCCAGGGCTTCCTCGCGAACCGCCTCGGCAGGGCCGAGGGCGACATCGTCGACGAGTCCGGCGAGAAGGTCGGCACCCACGAGGGCGCCTTCGGCTTCACCATCGGCCAGCGCAAGGGCCTGCGCATCGGCCACCCAGCCGCCGACGGGAAGCCGCGCTACGTCCTCGACATCTCCCCGGTGAACAACACCGTCACCGTCGGCCCCGTCGAAGCCCTGGACGTCACCGCGCTGACCGCGATCCGCCCCCGCTGGTGCGGCGGGGCCGCCGCCGCCCCGGGCACCTACACCGCGCAGCTGCGCGCCCACGGCGGCGAGACCGAGGTCTTCGCCGAACTCGTGGACGGCGAGCTGCGCGTCTCCTTCACCGAACCGGTCCGCGGCGTGGCCCCCGGCCAGGCGATCGTCCTCTACGACGGCACCCGCGTGGTCGGCTCCGCCACGATCGCCACGACCACCCGGGCCACGGCCGCCGCCGTCTAG
- a CDS encoding N-acetylmuramoyl-L-alanine amidase: MGIKGEKAEAGRGRTRRAVLFGGLGVLTVAAVAGREEIARAWWLLPGVAKPRKEGELDHAGASWTAASPANWRLADRPDDYRVDRIVVHVTQGGFESSVDAFRNPWHKASAHYIVRQDGHIEQMVRELDVAFHSGNRSMNERSVGIEHVGFVDRPRDFTEAMYAASARLAADICRRYGIPADRTHIVGHSEVPGADHTDPGRHWDWDRYVRMVGEALRTQAA, from the coding sequence ATGGGGATCAAGGGCGAGAAGGCCGAGGCGGGCCGCGGCAGGACCCGCAGGGCCGTGCTGTTCGGGGGGCTGGGGGTTCTCACGGTGGCTGCCGTCGCCGGCCGGGAGGAGATCGCGCGGGCCTGGTGGCTGCTGCCGGGGGTGGCCAAGCCGCGCAAGGAGGGTGAGCTCGACCACGCTGGCGCGAGCTGGACCGCGGCGTCTCCGGCGAACTGGCGGCTGGCGGACCGGCCGGACGACTACCGGGTGGACCGGATCGTCGTCCATGTCACACAGGGCGGCTTCGAGTCCTCGGTGGATGCTTTCAGGAACCCGTGGCACAAGGCGTCGGCGCACTACATAGTGCGCCAGGACGGGCACATCGAGCAGATGGTGCGCGAGCTGGACGTGGCCTTCCACTCGGGCAACCGCTCGATGAACGAGCGCAGCGTCGGCATCGAGCACGTGGGCTTCGTGGACCGCCCGCGGGACTTCACGGAGGCGATGTACGCGGCCTCGGCGCGGCTGGCGGCCGACATCTGCCGCCGGTACGGCATACCGGCGGACCGCACCCACATCGTGGGCCACTCGGAGGTCCCGGGCGCCGACCACACGGACCCGGGCCGCCACTGGGACTGGGACCGCTACGTCCGCATGGTCGGCGAGGCGCTGCGGACCCAGGCCGCCTGA
- a CDS encoding cysteine desulfurase family protein, which translates to MAYLDHAATTPMLPEAAAAMTAQFAATGNASSLHAAGRRARRTVEEAREALAEAIGARPSEVVFTAGGTEADNLAVKGLYWARRDADPRRTRVLASPVEHHAVLDAVHWLAEHEGAQVEYLPVDRYGRVHAEAFREAVERAPDTVALATVMWANNEIGTVMPVRELAAVAREHGIPLHSDAVQAFGQLDVRFGDSGLAAMTVSGHKIGGPYGIGALLLGRDQSPVPVLHGGGQERHVRSGTLDVPAVAAFAVAAVLAAERRERFAAEIGALRDELIGAVRAAVPDAVLGGDPDDRLPANAHFSFPGCEGDSLLLLLDAQGIECSTGSACTAGVAQPSHVLLATGTDPQLARGTLRFSLGHTSTKEDVAALAAAIGPAVERARTAGLS; encoded by the coding sequence ATGGCCTACCTCGACCACGCCGCCACCACGCCGATGCTGCCGGAGGCCGCTGCGGCGATGACCGCGCAGTTCGCCGCCACGGGAAACGCGTCCTCCCTGCACGCTGCCGGCCGCCGCGCCCGCCGTACCGTCGAGGAGGCCCGCGAGGCCCTCGCCGAGGCGATCGGCGCCCGCCCGAGCGAGGTGGTCTTCACCGCCGGCGGCACGGAGGCCGACAACCTCGCCGTGAAGGGCCTCTACTGGGCCCGCCGGGACGCCGATCCCCGCCGGACCCGGGTCCTCGCCAGCCCCGTTGAACACCACGCCGTCCTCGACGCCGTCCACTGGCTCGCGGAGCACGAGGGCGCGCAGGTCGAGTACCTGCCCGTGGACCGCTACGGGCGGGTACACGCCGAGGCCTTCCGCGAGGCAGTCGAACGCGCCCCCGACACCGTGGCCCTGGCCACGGTCATGTGGGCCAACAACGAGATCGGCACCGTCATGCCGGTCCGCGAACTGGCCGCCGTCGCCCGGGAGCACGGGATCCCGCTGCACTCCGACGCCGTCCAGGCCTTCGGGCAGCTCGACGTTCGCTTCGGGGACAGCGGCCTCGCGGCCATGACCGTCAGCGGCCACAAGATCGGCGGCCCGTACGGCATCGGCGCCCTCCTCCTCGGCCGGGACCAGAGCCCCGTACCCGTCCTGCACGGCGGCGGCCAGGAGCGGCACGTCCGCTCCGGCACCCTCGACGTGCCGGCTGTCGCCGCCTTCGCGGTGGCCGCCGTCCTCGCCGCCGAGCGCCGCGAGCGCTTCGCCGCCGAGATCGGCGCCCTGCGGGACGAGCTGATCGGCGCCGTCCGCGCGGCCGTGCCCGACGCGGTCCTCGGCGGAGACCCCGACGACCGGCTCCCGGCCAACGCCCACTTCAGCTTCCCCGGCTGCGAGGGCGACTCCCTGCTGCTCCTGCTCGACGCCCAGGGCATCGAGTGCTCCACCGGATCGGCCTGCACCGCGGGCGTCGCCCAGCCGAGCCACGTCCTGCTCGCCACCGGGACCGACCCGCAACTGGCCCGCGGCACCCTGCGCTTCTCGCTCGGCCACACCTCCACCAAGGAGGACGTTGCCGCCCTGGCCGCCGCCATCGGCCCGGCGGTGGAACGAGCCCGCACGGCCGGACTCAGCTAG
- a CDS encoding thioesterase family protein produces the protein MAYAAAQASIGDSEFDRDTTIVPRADEPGVYDAELSAGWTIITAVNGGYLLALVGRALSAALPHPDPFTVSAHYLTSSVPGPAVIRTQVVRIGRTLSTGQASLFQYDESGAEIERIRVLASYGDLGALPDDVRTVALPPAMPAYEDCLGAEAGPAPIPGSSAIVDRLRLRLDPATAGWAVGAPSGKGEMRAWFELADGRDADPLSMLLAVDALPPTAFDLGLIGWAPTVELTTHIRRRPAPGPLRVSITTRNLAGGFLEEDAEVWDSADHLVAQSRQLARAPRQQ, from the coding sequence ATGGCATACGCAGCGGCCCAGGCATCCATCGGCGACAGCGAGTTCGACCGCGACACCACCATCGTTCCGCGCGCGGACGAGCCCGGGGTGTACGACGCGGAACTCTCCGCGGGATGGACCATCATCACCGCCGTCAACGGCGGATATCTGCTGGCCCTGGTCGGCCGGGCCCTGTCGGCGGCCCTGCCGCACCCGGACCCCTTCACCGTCTCCGCGCACTACCTGACCTCCTCCGTGCCCGGCCCCGCCGTGATCCGCACGCAGGTGGTGCGGATCGGCCGCACCCTCTCCACCGGCCAGGCCTCCCTCTTCCAGTACGACGAGAGCGGCGCCGAGATCGAGCGCATCCGCGTCCTCGCCTCCTACGGAGACCTCGGGGCCCTGCCGGACGACGTGCGCACGGTCGCGCTGCCGCCCGCCATGCCCGCCTACGAGGACTGCCTCGGCGCCGAAGCCGGCCCGGCCCCGATCCCCGGCAGCTCCGCCATCGTGGACCGGCTGCGGCTCCGGCTGGACCCCGCGACGGCGGGCTGGGCCGTCGGCGCACCCTCGGGCAAGGGGGAGATGCGCGCCTGGTTCGAGCTGGCCGACGGCCGCGACGCCGACCCGCTGTCCATGCTCCTCGCGGTGGACGCGCTGCCGCCCACCGCCTTCGACCTGGGCCTGATCGGCTGGGCGCCGACCGTCGAACTCACCACCCACATCCGCCGCCGTCCCGCTCCGGGCCCGCTGCGGGTCTCCATCACCACCCGCAACCTGGCCGGCGGCTTCCTGGAGGAGGACGCCGAGGTCTGGGACTCCGCCGACCACTTGGTCGCCCAGTCCCGCCAGCTGGCCCGCGCACCGCGCCAGCAGTAA
- a CDS encoding trimeric intracellular cation channel family protein, protein MLHDLFPPGIQHALDLAGIFVFATAGALLAVRKNFDVFGIAVLALVTALGGGLFRDLVIGAVPPAAFGELSFFVTPLVAAALVFFLHPEVQRINRAINVFDAAGLALFCVTGTTKAYEYGLGLTASAALGLATAVGGGVLRDVLVNEVPSLLRDREMYAVPATVGAAMVAVSIGLDSLNAFTTGLAIVTTFVLRLLAMRYHWRAPLAWNRRSSVAEEP, encoded by the coding sequence GTGCTCCACGATCTCTTCCCGCCCGGGATCCAGCATGCCCTGGACCTCGCCGGCATCTTCGTCTTCGCCACCGCGGGCGCCCTGCTCGCCGTCCGCAAGAACTTCGACGTCTTCGGCATCGCTGTCCTCGCCCTGGTCACCGCCCTCGGCGGTGGCCTCTTCCGCGACCTGGTGATCGGCGCCGTCCCGCCGGCCGCCTTCGGCGAGCTCAGCTTCTTCGTCACCCCGCTGGTCGCCGCCGCGCTCGTCTTCTTCCTGCACCCCGAGGTCCAGCGGATCAACCGGGCCATCAACGTCTTCGACGCGGCCGGCCTCGCGCTGTTCTGCGTGACGGGCACCACCAAGGCCTACGAGTACGGCCTCGGCCTGACCGCGTCCGCCGCGCTCGGCCTGGCCACGGCCGTCGGCGGCGGCGTCCTGCGCGACGTACTCGTCAACGAGGTGCCCTCGCTGCTGCGCGACCGCGAGATGTACGCCGTACCCGCCACGGTCGGCGCCGCGATGGTCGCCGTCTCCATCGGCCTGGACTCCCTGAACGCCTTCACCACCGGCCTCGCGATCGTGACCACGTTCGTCCTGCGGCTCCTCGCCATGCGCTACCACTGGCGGGCGCCGCTGGCCTGGAACCGCCGCTCGTCCGTGGCCGAAGAGCCGTAA